The Ziziphus jujuba cultivar Dongzao chromosome 7, ASM3175591v1 genome includes a region encoding these proteins:
- the LOC107435678 gene encoding vestitone reductase — MAEDKGLVCVTGGTGFIASWLIMKLLQQGYTVRTTIRSHRDNLGFLTSLEGAKERLHFFHADLNEPDSFRAAIEGCRGVFHVAHPVGNTNEKPEEELTKMTVGGTLGILKLCVDSKTVKRVVYTSSAATVVYKGDGRQVVDENTWSDIDLFRSMKTGAEAYMASKTKTEKAALEFAQKNGLDLFTVIPTLVVGPFLCPNLPVSVRMALAMVLGSENHYRYLQGTSIVHVDDVASAHIFLFENPNAKAGRYICSYQELPLSELSAFLSSNYPDIKVPTADSLKDIKGFNKSTCSSKKLLDSGFKFKYGLESMFDGAIQSCKEKGHIPS, encoded by the exons atggCAGAGGACAAAGGTTTGGTTTGTGTAACAGGTGGTACTGGATTCATCGCTTCATGGCTAATCATGAAGCTTCTTCAACAGGGTTACACTGTTAGAACTACCATCAGATCTCACCGAG ATAATTTAGGATTCCTCACAAGCCTTGAAGGAGCAAAAGAGAGACTCCACTTCTTCCATGCAGATCTCAACGAACCAGACAGTTTCAGAGCAGCCATTGAAGGTTGCAGGGGGGTGTTCCACGTGGCTCACCCCGTTGGAAACACCAACGAGAAACCCGAGGAGGAACTGACAAAGATGACAGTGGGAGGAACACTTGGGATACTGAAACTATGTGTAGATTCGAAGACGGTGAAGCGGGTGGTATACACATCCAGTGCAGCCACCGTGGTATACAAAGGAGATGGTAGACAAGTGGTGGATGAGAATACATGGAGTGATATCGATTTATTTAGGTCTATGAAAACAGGTGCTGAAGCTTATATGGCTAGCAAGACCAAGACCGAAAAGGCTGCCTTGGAATTTGCAcaaaaaaatggattggatcTGTTCACTGTAATCCCAACGTTAGTCGTCGGTCCATTTCTTTGTCCTAATCTACCTGTCTCGGTTCGGATGGCCCTAGCCATGGTccttg gtaGCGAGAATCATTATCGGTATCTTCAGGGGACGTCAATAGTGCACGTAGATGACGTGGCAAGTGCGCATATATTTCTTTTCGAAAATCCCAATGCAAAAGCAGGGAGATACATTTGTTCTTACCAGGAATTACCACTCTCTGAATTGTCTGCATTTCTTTCTTCGAATTACCCGGATATTAAAGTACCCACAGCAGA TTCATTGAAGGATATTAAGGGTTTTAATAAATCTACCTGCTCGTCAAAGAAGCTTTTGGACTCTGGATTCAAGTTCAAGTATGGCCTTGAGAGTATGTTCGACGGAGCAATTCAATCATGCAAAGAAAAGGGTCATATTCCTTCTTGA
- the LOC107435692 gene encoding vestitone reductase-like isoform X2 — translation MATEKGTVCVTGGTGFIGSWLIFRLLDQGYSVRTTVRSDPDLSNPESFDSAMEGCTGVFLVATPVDFEDREPEEIVTERSVNGAIGILKACLNSKTVKRIVYTSSASTVQFTSNKDVKEVDERFWSDVDYIKALRPYGGSYVLSKTLTEKAVLEFSDKNGLGVVTLIPSFVVGPFICPKLPGSVRTSLALVYGNVEEYKFIVDLSMVHVEDVARAHIFLFEHGDAKGRYNCSADEITIQKMSELLSAKYPEFEIPSKDSLKEIEGYKIPSVSSKKLLDCGFKFEYGIEDMFSGAIQCCKEKGYL, via the exons atGGCAACAGAGAAAGGCACAGTATGCGTAACAGGTGGTACAGGGTTTATAGGATCTTGGCTCATCTTCAGGCTTCTTGATCAGGGCTATTCTGTCAGAACGACGGTTAGATCCGACCCTG ATCTCAGCAACCCTGAAAGTTTCGATTCAGCCATGGAAGGGTGCACGGGAGTCTTCCTTGTTGCCACTCCAGTTGATTTTGAAGACAGAGAACCTGAGGAAATAGTGACGGAGAGATCGGTCAATGGAGCGATAGGGATCTTGAAGGCTTGCCTAAATTCGAAAACAGTGAAGCGAATTGTATACACTTCAAGTGCATCAACCGTCCAGTTTACCAGCAATAAGGATGTAAAAGAAGTTGATGAGAGGTTCTGGAGCGACGTGGATTACATCAAAGCTCTAAGGCCATATGGGGGATCCTACGTGCTTTCCAAGACTTTGACTGAAAAGGCAGTCCTTGAATTTTCAGACAAAAATGGATTGGGCGTTGTGACATTGATTCCTTCCTTTGTTGTCGGCCCATTCATTTGTCCTAAGCTCCCTGGCTCCGTTAGGACCTCATTGGCTCTGGTTTATG GAAACgtggaagaatataaatttatagtGGATTTATCTATGGTCCATGTAGAAGATGTTGCCAGGGCTCATATATTCTTGTTCGAACATGGTGATGCAAAAGGGAGGTATAACTGTTCAGCAGATGAGATAACAATTCAAAAGATGTCCGAGTTGCTTTCTGCCAAATACCCTGAATTTGAAATACCCTCaaaaga TTCTCTGAAGGAAATTGAAGGGTATAAAATCCCAAGTGTGTCATCAAAGAAGCTCTTGGATTGTGGCTTTAAATTTGAGTATGGGATTGAAGACATGTTCAGTGGCGCAATTCAATGCTGTAAAGAAAAGGGTTATCTGTAG
- the LOC107435694 gene encoding vestitone reductase-like — translation MATGKGIVCVTGGTGFIGSWIILRLLDHGYSVRTTVRSHPEQKKDLSFLTSLPGASERLQIFYADLSNPESFDAAIEGCTGVFHVATPLNFGEPEEIVTKTAVDGAIGILKACLKSKTVKRVVYTSSAATVQFTSNKDVEEVDERFWSDVDYLKTLKSFWSSYAISKTLTERAVLEFSDKNGLDVVTVIPSFVVGPFICPKLPGSVRTTLALVFGNEEEYAFISNVSMVHVDDVARAHIFLFEHGDAKGRYNCSSNEITIEKMAELLSAKYPEFKMPSKDFLKEIKGYKFPSMSSKKLLDYGFKFEHGVEEMFGDAIRCCKEKGYL, via the exons ATGGCAACGGGGAAAGGCATAGTATGTGTAACAGGAGGTACAGGGTTCATAGGATCTTGGATAATTTTGAGGCTTCTTGATCATGGCTACTCTGTCAGAACCACCGTTAGATCCCATCCTG AGCAGAAGAAAGACCTCAGCTTCCTCACGAGTCTACCAGGAGCATCAGAAAGGCTCCAAATCTTCTATGCAGATCTCAGCAACCCCGAAAGTTTCGATGCAGCCATCGAAGGGTGCACGGGTGTCTTCCATGTTGCCACTCCACTTAATTTCGGAGAACCAGAGGAAATAGTGACGAAAACAGCGGTGGATGGAGCAATAGGCATCTTAAAAGCATGTCTAAAGTCGAAAACAGTCAAGCGCGTTGTATACACTTCCAGTGCAGCAACCGTCCAGTTTACAAGCAATAAGGATGTAGAAGAAGTCGATGAGCGTTTTTGGAGCGACGTGGATTACCTCAAAACTCTGAAGTCATTTTGGAGCTCCTACGCCATCTCCAAGACTTTGACTGAAAGGGCAGTCCTTGAATTTTCAGACAAAAATGGATTGGATGTTGTCACAGTGATTCCTTCCTTTGTTGTCGGACCATTCATTTGTCCTAAGTTGCCTGGCTCTGTTCGGACCACATTGGCTTTGGTTTTtg GTAACGAGGAAGAATATGCATTTATCTCCAACGTATCTATGGTTCATGTGGATGATGTTGCCAGAGCTCATATTTTCCTGTTCGAACATGGTGATGCAAAAGGGAGGTATAACTGTTCATCAAATGAgataacaattgaaaaaatgGCTGAGTTGCTTTCTGCCAAATACCCAGAATTTAAAATGCCCTCAAAAGA TTTTCTGAAGGAAATTAAAGGGTATAAATTCCCAAGTATGTCATCAAAGAAGCTCTTGgattatggatttaaatttgaGCATGGGGTTGAAGAAATGTTTGGTGACGCAATTCGATGCTGTAAAGAAAAGGGTTATCTGTAG
- the LOC107435692 gene encoding vestitone reductase-like isoform X1: protein MATEKGTVCVTGGTGFIGSWLIFRLLDQGYSVRTTVRSDPEHKKDTSFLTSLPGASERLQIFCADLSNPESFDSAMEGCTGVFLVATPVDFEDREPEEIVTERSVNGAIGILKACLNSKTVKRIVYTSSASTVQFTSNKDVKEVDERFWSDVDYIKALRPYGGSYVLSKTLTEKAVLEFSDKNGLGVVTLIPSFVVGPFICPKLPGSVRTSLALVYGNVEEYKFIVDLSMVHVEDVARAHIFLFEHGDAKGRYNCSADEITIQKMSELLSAKYPEFEIPSKDSLKEIEGYKIPSVSSKKLLDCGFKFEYGIEDMFSGAIQCCKEKGYL, encoded by the exons atGGCAACAGAGAAAGGCACAGTATGCGTAACAGGTGGTACAGGGTTTATAGGATCTTGGCTCATCTTCAGGCTTCTTGATCAGGGCTATTCTGTCAGAACGACGGTTAGATCCGACCCTG AGCATAAGAAAGATACCAGCTTCCTCACAAGTCTACCAGGAGCATCAGAAAGGCTTCAAATCTTCTGTGCAGATCTCAGCAACCCTGAAAGTTTCGATTCAGCCATGGAAGGGTGCACGGGAGTCTTCCTTGTTGCCACTCCAGTTGATTTTGAAGACAGAGAACCTGAGGAAATAGTGACGGAGAGATCGGTCAATGGAGCGATAGGGATCTTGAAGGCTTGCCTAAATTCGAAAACAGTGAAGCGAATTGTATACACTTCAAGTGCATCAACCGTCCAGTTTACCAGCAATAAGGATGTAAAAGAAGTTGATGAGAGGTTCTGGAGCGACGTGGATTACATCAAAGCTCTAAGGCCATATGGGGGATCCTACGTGCTTTCCAAGACTTTGACTGAAAAGGCAGTCCTTGAATTTTCAGACAAAAATGGATTGGGCGTTGTGACATTGATTCCTTCCTTTGTTGTCGGCCCATTCATTTGTCCTAAGCTCCCTGGCTCCGTTAGGACCTCATTGGCTCTGGTTTATG GAAACgtggaagaatataaatttatagtGGATTTATCTATGGTCCATGTAGAAGATGTTGCCAGGGCTCATATATTCTTGTTCGAACATGGTGATGCAAAAGGGAGGTATAACTGTTCAGCAGATGAGATAACAATTCAAAAGATGTCCGAGTTGCTTTCTGCCAAATACCCTGAATTTGAAATACCCTCaaaaga TTCTCTGAAGGAAATTGAAGGGTATAAAATCCCAAGTGTGTCATCAAAGAAGCTCTTGGATTGTGGCTTTAAATTTGAGTATGGGATTGAAGACATGTTCAGTGGCGCAATTCAATGCTGTAAAGAAAAGGGTTATCTGTAG